TAGGCAACAAGCGTTTCATAAGCCCAGTCAAAACTTTTTTCGGTCCGATTTCAACAAAGGTCTCAACACCCAGATCAACCAATCCATTAATAGTTTCATACCACCTCACCATTGAAACAATCTGTTCAACCATCACAGAGCGAATCTTCTGCATGTCTGTTTCAATTGCACCTGTCACATTGAAAAAAACCGGGACCTCAGGATCACGCATCTCGACGCTGGCAAATTCACACTCAAACTCCGCCACAGCCTCATTCATCAACGGACTATGGTTGGCAATACTCACATTTAAAGCAACAGCTTTGCCACCTCTTTCAACAGCAATATCCCCCGCTTTGGCCAGCGAGTCCTTTGTTCCAGACAATACTATCTGTTGAGCCGAATTATAATTCCCTATACTGATTTGGTCGGGGCAGGCCAACACCTTGAGAATACCTTCAACTTCGGCAATCGACAGTCCCAGTATAGCCATCATGGCACCTGGATTCCGTGCTCCGGTTTCACCCATAATTCGACCTCGAGCCGCTACAAGTCTGAGGGTGTCTTCAAGAGTTAAAATTCCTGCCGCACATAGCGCCGAATATTCACCGAGACTGTGTCCGGCAAAATAATCTGCTTTCAAACCAGCTTTTTGAGCAACCTTCCAACTCAACAGATTGACAGCGGTAAGTGCCGGCTGAAGACATACTGCTGCAGTCAACTCTTCCATCGGGCCTTCAAAACACAGTGATTTCA
This window of the Desulfobulbaceae bacterium genome carries:
- the fabD gene encoding ACP S-malonyltransferase: MNSGKVAVLFPGQGSQYIGMGSEFVQADTDAAAILAQAEAISGFPLKSLCFEGPMEELTAAVCLQPALTAVNLLSWKVAQKAGLKADYFAGHSLGEYSALCAAGILTLEDTLRLVAARGRIMGETGARNPGAMMAILGLSIAEVEGILKVLACPDQISIGNYNSAQQIVLSGTKDSLAKAGDIAVERGGKAVALNVSIANHSPLMNEAVAEFECEFASVEMRDPEVPVFFNVTGAIETDMQKIRSVMVEQIVSMVRWYETINGLVDLGVETFVEIGPKKVLTGLMKRLLPKGGAHRCFQIDTPELLQKFMDQTA